Proteins co-encoded in one Prevotella sp. E13-27 genomic window:
- a CDS encoding malate dehydrogenase, whose product MAFLTDEKLVIVGAGGMIGSNMVQSVLMLGLTPNICLYDIYEPGVHGVYDEMCHCAFPEANISYTVDAKEAFTGAKYIISSGGAPRKEGMTREDLLKGNCQIAADFGENIKKYCPDVKHVVVIFNPADVTALTALIHSGLKPNQLTSLAALDSTRLQQQLAQEFGVRQDKVTNAFTYGGHGEQMAVFASKALIDGKPLSELPLSAERWAEIKHMTTQGGSIIIKLRGRSSFQSPAYQAVKMIEGAMGGEPFKWPAGCYVNAFGFKNVMMAMPTVIDKDGVHYTEPKGTAEEMAALQASYEHLQKMRDEIISLGIIPAVEDWSKDNANL is encoded by the coding sequence ATGGCATTTTTAACTGACGAGAAACTTGTGATTGTTGGTGCCGGTGGTATGATCGGTTCTAACATGGTGCAGAGTGTTCTTATGCTGGGTCTGACCCCCAACATTTGTTTGTATGATATCTATGAGCCAGGCGTTCATGGCGTTTACGACGAGATGTGCCACTGCGCATTCCCTGAAGCGAACATCTCTTACACCGTTGATGCTAAGGAAGCATTCACCGGTGCAAAGTACATCATCTCTTCAGGTGGTGCTCCCCGTAAGGAAGGCATGACACGTGAGGACCTGCTGAAGGGCAACTGTCAGATTGCAGCCGACTTCGGTGAGAACATCAAGAAGTACTGCCCCGACGTGAAGCACGTGGTAGTTATCTTCAACCCAGCTGACGTTACCGCTCTGACTGCTCTGATTCACTCAGGTTTGAAGCCCAACCAGCTCACCTCTCTGGCAGCTCTCGACTCTACCCGTCTGCAGCAGCAGCTGGCTCAGGAGTTCGGCGTTCGTCAGGACAAGGTTACCAACGCCTTCACATACGGTGGTCACGGTGAGCAGATGGCAGTATTCGCAAGCAAGGCTCTCATCGATGGCAAGCCCCTCTCTGAGCTTCCTCTCTCTGCCGAGCGTTGGGCTGAGATCAAGCACATGACTACACAGGGTGGCAGCATCATCATCAAGCTCCGTGGCCGTTCTTCATTCCAGAGCCCAGCATATCAGGCTGTTAAGATGATTGAGGGTGCTATGGGCGGCGAGCCTTTCAAGTGGCCTGCAGGTTGCTATGTTAACGCATTCGGCTTCAAGAACGTGATGATGGCTATGCCTACCGTTATCGACAAGGACGGCGTTCACTACACAGAGCCCAAGGGCACTGCAGAGGAGATGGCTGCACTTCAGGCATCTTACGAGCATCTGCAGAAGATGCGCGACGAGATCATCTCTCTCGGCATCATCCCTGCTGTTGAGGACTGGTCAAAGGACAACGCCAACCTTTAA
- a CDS encoding alpha/beta hydrolase-fold protein has protein sequence MIKNWNKELTPWPAPPVFGKIPFGNGATDTLNFIVSQLLPLVQEEIPHVILGGYSLAGLFALWASYQTEKFEGIVAASPSVWFPKWIEYATDNKPFAKSIYLSLGDKEEKTKNPVMAQVGNAIRKLNELLAEQIGNTILEWNPGNHFIDSEKRTAKGFAWVMNK, from the coding sequence ATGATTAAGAACTGGAATAAGGAACTCACCCCTTGGCCAGCACCTCCAGTATTCGGTAAGATTCCTTTTGGCAATGGGGCTACTGATACTTTGAATTTTATCGTAAGCCAACTGTTGCCCTTGGTTCAAGAGGAAATACCTCATGTAATACTTGGGGGTTATTCCCTGGCAGGACTATTCGCACTATGGGCATCCTATCAGACAGAAAAGTTTGAGGGGATAGTTGCTGCTTCTCCATCGGTCTGGTTCCCCAAGTGGATTGAATATGCTACAGACAACAAACCTTTTGCTAAATCCATCTATCTCAGTCTTGGGGATAAGGAGGAAAAGACAAAGAATCCTGTGATGGCCCAAGTAGGCAATGCTATACGTAAGTTAAATGAGCTGTTAGCAGAGCAGATTGGCAACACAATACTAGAATGGAATCCTGGCAACCATTTCATCGATTCAGAAAAGAGAACGGCGAAGGGTTTTGCATGGGTAATGAACAAATGA
- a CDS encoding winged helix-turn-helix domain-containing protein, with amino-acid sequence MNLDRKTVSIDGQPVNLTRTEFDLLVLLLKNRGNVLSRQQLMDAVWAGVIVTDRTLNVHITRLRKKIGTYARHIVSRQGFGYVFEVE; translated from the coding sequence ATCAACCTCGACCGCAAGACCGTCAGCATCGACGGCCAGCCCGTCAACCTCACACGTACTGAGTTCGACCTGCTCGTCCTCTTGTTGAAGAATCGTGGAAATGTCCTCTCCCGCCAACAGCTCATGGACGCTGTCTGGGCTGGCGTCATCGTCACCGACCGCACCCTCAACGTCCATATCACCCGCCTCCGTAAGAAAATCGGCACATATGCTCGACACATTGTCAGCCGCCAAGGCTTCGGCTATGTGTTTGAAGTGGAATGA
- a CDS encoding leucine-rich repeat domain-containing protein: MQYRLERAKEALEEADILKKESHLDTRRLAVPVRWKSKEQFRPFLFFKMKQIKLIILLATLFNIVGQKASAYDCKIDGIYYDLTETEATVTSGKIKYSGALVIPSAIEYESISYNVTAIGENAFRECSGLTTVTIPYSVKTLGDQAFYHCSNLHSVTIGSGVTSIGRSAFIECCNLSEIKCFATTPPQCGNYAFYHVDKSKCILKVPLASISLYRKNDLWNEWKDFTTVVSLHQSYNVNEYLDCNVHWNGGSSVVLPSGNYYVRKVEAVVNNHSKHKIILQGVDAYDAGGNPVNSITFGNNIIDGNRPNNPIITFTLSGTGTEPTELPWMKIYYRTDKGEYYLKDSREPAFYQSDNTVSYFYYTPISWKSFDNGYDSSTNPITIIKGSTIRVIPHRENNQSSEGFAIKYTLDGSFPDSEYSDNVCYTVYHDGGAPIYIDENCTLKMIATEAPYSGSETNGAWQVSPIQYTVKVVDGGTAEKPFTTSEVKTLFATLMPDSVTSTDWYVKGKVVSIKEQFGTKYGNATFYISEDGTEDNQFYIYRAYYLGNTRYAGQETVLNVGDDVVVCGKITNYKGNLLETKQFQAYTVSINGETSLGIVDIQTASIKDDSIYDLFGRRQTNPNKGLYIKNGKKVIVK, translated from the coding sequence GTGCAATATCGATTAGAAAGGGCCAAAGAAGCATTAGAAGAGGCAGACATTCTTAAGAAAGAGTCTCATCTTGATACAAGGCGCTTGGCGGTGCCCGTGAGGTGGAAAAGCAAAGAGCAGTTCCGTCCTTTTTTATTTTTCAAAATGAAACAAATAAAATTAATAATCTTACTTGCAACTCTATTTAATATTGTAGGGCAAAAAGCAAGTGCATATGATTGTAAAATAGATGGCATTTATTATGACCTGACTGAAACTGAAGCGACCGTGACTTCGGGAAAAATCAAGTATTCAGGCGCGTTGGTAATACCATCTGCCATAGAGTATGAGTCGATTAGCTATAATGTGACAGCCATCGGTGAAAACGCATTCAGGGAATGTAGCGGCTTGACAACCGTCACAATACCTTATAGTGTGAAAACACTTGGTGACCAAGCGTTTTATCATTGCTCGAATCTTCATTCTGTCACTATTGGCAGCGGTGTGACAAGTATTGGCAGAAGTGCATTTATTGAATGCTGTAATCTGTCTGAGATAAAGTGCTTTGCCACTACTCCCCCACAATGTGGAAATTATGCATTTTATCATGTTGACAAAAGTAAGTGCATACTTAAAGTTCCCTTGGCAAGTATTAGTCTCTATAGGAAAAATGATTTGTGGAATGAGTGGAAAGATTTTACTACTGTTGTAAGTTTGCATCAATCTTATAATGTAAATGAATATCTTGACTGTAATGTACATTGGAATGGCGGTTCGTCTGTTGTATTACCATCGGGCAATTATTATGTTCGTAAAGTTGAGGCCGTTGTGAATAACCATAGCAAGCACAAAATTATCTTACAAGGAGTAGATGCTTATGATGCAGGTGGTAATCCTGTTAATTCTATTACATTTGGAAATAACATCATTGACGGCAACCGTCCAAACAATCCTATAATAACCTTTACATTAAGCGGCACTGGTACAGAGCCGACAGAATTGCCTTGGATGAAAATATACTATCGTACTGATAAAGGCGAGTATTATTTGAAAGATTCAAGAGAACCTGCTTTTTATCAATCGGATAACACGGTAAGCTATTTCTATTATACTCCTATCTCGTGGAAATCATTTGATAACGGATATGATTCGTCAACAAATCCGATAACTATTATAAAAGGCTCTACCATACGTGTAATCCCTCATAGAGAAAACAACCAAAGTTCGGAAGGCTTTGCTATAAAATACACATTAGATGGATCATTCCCTGATTCAGAATACTCTGATAACGTTTGTTATACTGTTTATCATGATGGAGGGGCTCCCATATATATAGACGAGAATTGTACTCTAAAAATGATTGCCACAGAGGCCCCTTATTCAGGCAGTGAAACAAACGGTGCTTGGCAGGTAAGTCCTATACAATATACTGTCAAAGTTGTTGATGGTGGTACGGCAGAAAAGCCATTTACAACTTCTGAGGTTAAGACCCTTTTTGCTACGCTCATGCCAGATTCTGTTACCAGCACAGACTGGTATGTAAAGGGTAAGGTGGTGTCTATCAAAGAGCAATTTGGCACAAAATATGGTAATGCGACGTTCTATATTTCTGAGGATGGCACAGAGGATAACCAGTTCTATATATATCGCGCATACTATCTTGGAAACACGCGATATGCTGGTCAGGAAACAGTATTAAACGTAGGCGACGATGTGGTGGTTTGCGGAAAAATCACAAACTATAAAGGCAACTTGTTAGAAACAAAGCAATTTCAAGCCTATACGGTGTCTATCAACGGTGAGACATCTCTTGGCATTGTTGATATTCAGACTGCCTCAATTAAAGATGACTCCATTTACGACCTTTTCGGCCGACGCCAAACTAACCCCAATAAGGGCCTTTATATTAAAAATGGCAAGAAGGTAATAGTAAAATAA
- a CDS encoding clostripain-related cysteine peptidase, whose amino-acid sequence MNRMYQWIIAVTLLFCGASVFMACNSDDNAVDSIDPNESEMADYAILFYGYGGGNLDYDILNNIKQFYAADPASYDKVKIAVQYKFSSQEEFEQLLMVYDPDNFDDPQEKAEAVEYLEEMKSWIAKWQNRCCYTFRFTVDPEKTVEQQMVADNVHGCNNDHIATADSLLDFIDWAAKACPAKHYILLLSDHGAGYMPNEDLPYTPKNTTRSFFIDNNKKEQLTVNALKYAIANASIKPQVVYFDACLMNCFEYQFELKDYTDYIVASSFLVPGWGGDYTVLTNKLAGCNEDTESALKEYNKACVEQWDKNFGDETVESFTDMTVVRTRGLDAFGQKVRSFTDKLLQVYQSSDEKRSAVNTATANALKVYRDMPFYDLFIYGVMLAAKAPELEAPYFEMKNCYDNECLVAHQTCAYLRAQGINGSILLGWEGQYEEINWQYDKGSWVFSESAVFKPDGKVELYIEEAETEVNDVQRWASTFADTYEQTAFDKATGWSRWIKTNKQRPPTMSVFTEGYNANEPRKKPRTK is encoded by the coding sequence ATGAATAGAATGTATCAATGGATAATAGCCGTTACACTGCTGTTCTGCGGTGCGAGTGTTTTCATGGCATGCAACAGCGATGACAATGCCGTCGATTCAATCGATCCTAACGAGTCTGAGATGGCCGACTATGCTATTCTGTTTTATGGATACGGTGGCGGAAATCTGGACTACGACATTTTGAATAACATCAAGCAGTTCTATGCTGCCGACCCTGCCAGCTACGACAAGGTGAAGATTGCCGTACAGTATAAGTTCAGCAGTCAGGAAGAATTCGAGCAGCTGTTGATGGTTTATGACCCGGATAACTTTGACGACCCGCAAGAGAAGGCCGAGGCCGTGGAATATCTGGAGGAAATGAAGTCCTGGATTGCGAAATGGCAGAACAGATGCTGTTACACCTTCCGATTCACCGTCGATCCCGAGAAAACTGTGGAGCAGCAGATGGTAGCCGACAACGTACACGGCTGCAACAACGACCATATCGCCACTGCCGACTCTCTGCTTGATTTCATCGACTGGGCGGCCAAGGCTTGTCCTGCCAAACACTATATACTGTTGCTGAGCGATCATGGCGCAGGCTATATGCCCAATGAAGACTTGCCCTATACCCCCAAAAACACTACTCGGTCGTTCTTTATCGACAACAACAAGAAAGAGCAGCTCACCGTCAACGCGCTGAAATACGCCATCGCCAACGCCAGCATCAAGCCCCAGGTTGTATATTTCGATGCCTGCCTGATGAACTGCTTTGAGTATCAGTTTGAACTGAAGGACTACACCGACTATATCGTAGCCTCGTCGTTTCTGGTGCCCGGATGGGGTGGCGACTATACGGTGCTCACCAACAAGCTTGCGGGCTGCAACGAGGATACCGAGAGCGCACTGAAGGAATACAACAAGGCGTGCGTTGAGCAATGGGACAAGAACTTTGGCGACGAGACTGTAGAGTCGTTTACCGACATGACGGTCGTTCGCACCCGTGGTCTCGACGCTTTCGGTCAGAAGGTCCGTTCGTTCACCGACAAACTCCTGCAGGTTTACCAGAGCAGCGACGAGAAACGCAGCGCTGTCAATACAGCCACTGCAAACGCCCTGAAGGTTTACAGGGACATGCCTTTCTACGACCTGTTCATCTATGGCGTCATGCTGGCAGCCAAGGCACCGGAATTGGAAGCTCCGTATTTCGAGATGAAGAATTGCTACGACAACGAATGCCTCGTGGCTCATCAAACCTGTGCCTACCTGAGAGCCCAGGGCATCAACGGCTCGATACTGCTCGGCTGGGAAGGCCAGTATGAAGAGATTAACTGGCAGTACGACAAGGGCAGCTGGGTCTTCAGCGAGTCAGCCGTGTTCAAACCCGACGGCAAGGTTGAACTATATATTGAAGAAGCGGAAACAGAGGTAAATGACGTGCAGCGTTGGGCCAGCACCTTTGCCGACACCTACGAGCAGACGGCTTTCGACAAAGCCACAGGCTGGAGTCGCTGGATTAAGACCAACAAGCAGCGTCCGCCCACAATGAGCGTCTTTACCGAAGGCTATAATGCCAACGAACCCAGAAAGAAACCAAGAACTAAATAA
- a CDS encoding type II toxin-antitoxin system RelE/ParE family toxin produces MIVTFEETYLEELYSQGKANDKKHRFQPQIVDKYIKVVNLMKQQENVLGLTKYGSLHYEKLVGDKKGISSVKVNDQYRIEFIEETEAGKQIAAICSITELSNHYKKK; encoded by the coding sequence ATGATAGTAACATTCGAAGAGACATATCTAGAGGAACTTTATTCGCAGGGCAAAGCCAATGATAAGAAGCATCGGTTTCAGCCTCAGATTGTCGACAAGTATATCAAGGTGGTTAACCTGATGAAACAACAGGAAAATGTACTTGGACTCACAAAATACGGTTCTCTGCACTACGAGAAGCTGGTTGGTGACAAGAAAGGCATTTCTTCAGTAAAGGTGAATGACCAGTATCGGATAGAGTTCATAGAAGAAACTGAGGCTGGCAAGCAGATTGCAGCCATTTGTAGTATAACAGAGTTGTCAAATCACTATAAAAAGAAATAG
- a CDS encoding HigA family addiction module antitoxin, producing the protein MITLEGKDPMMIANNLKPYKPTHPGEVLKDELEFRGISQRGLAKKMGISYSALNEVLNGKRALNHELAMMMEAALGVEAAPLLAMQNEYDMLMAERNESFMEKIKNIRRIAAIF; encoded by the coding sequence ATGATTACATTAGAAGGTAAAGACCCTATGATGATAGCTAATAACTTGAAGCCATACAAGCCTACGCATCCTGGCGAGGTGTTGAAGGACGAACTTGAGTTTCGTGGCATTTCTCAGCGAGGACTGGCTAAGAAGATGGGCATCTCGTATTCTGCATTGAATGAGGTGTTGAATGGGAAGCGTGCACTCAACCACGAACTGGCGATGATGATGGAGGCTGCGTTAGGCGTTGAAGCAGCTCCACTCTTGGCCATGCAGAACGAGTATGACATGCTGATGGCAGAGCGTAATGAGTCATTTATGGAGAAGATTAAGAATATTCGCCGTATTGCTGCTATTTTTTAA
- a CDS encoding GatB/YqeY domain-containing protein, which produces MTLFDQISEDIKSAMKARDKVRLETLRNIKKVFLEAKTAPGANDTLADADALKIISKLAKQGKETATTYTQAGRQDLADAELAQVEVLESYLPKQLSQEEIEAEVKKIISEVGATSMKEMGKVMGTASKQLAGKADGRVISEIVKKLLA; this is translated from the coding sequence ATGACTTTATTCGATCAGATTAGCGAGGACATCAAGTCTGCGATGAAGGCTCGCGACAAGGTGCGTCTGGAGACGCTCCGCAACATTAAGAAAGTATTTCTGGAAGCAAAAACCGCTCCTGGAGCCAACGACACATTGGCTGATGCTGATGCATTGAAGATTATCTCAAAACTGGCCAAGCAGGGCAAGGAAACGGCAACGACCTACACACAGGCAGGGCGTCAGGACTTAGCTGATGCAGAGTTGGCTCAGGTAGAAGTATTGGAGAGTTATCTGCCGAAGCAACTTTCCCAAGAGGAGATTGAGGCAGAGGTGAAGAAGATTATTTCTGAAGTGGGAGCCACAAGCATGAAGGAGATGGGAAAGGTAATGGGCACAGCCAGCAAGCAGTTGGCAGGAAAGGCTGATGGCCGAGTCATCTCTGAGATTGTAAAGAAGCTCCTGGCATAA
- a CDS encoding DUF2442 domain-containing protein, with translation MAKIEKLWFDANRIYLLTDGGETLSRPLEAFPVLKEASESERLDFKIGRFGDDIRWEKLDEDIHLSSFYDVVEPNPDNEVARIFGRFPQINVSEMAKYIGINKSLLAKYIYGIKKPSSKRMQEIKQAFHLMGQELIAI, from the coding sequence ATGGCAAAGATTGAAAAATTATGGTTTGACGCCAATCGCATTTATTTGTTGACAGATGGAGGCGAGACTTTAAGTCGTCCGCTGGAAGCATTCCCTGTTTTGAAAGAAGCTTCCGAATCAGAGCGACTTGATTTCAAAATTGGACGATTTGGTGATGACATACGTTGGGAGAAGTTGGATGAAGACATACATTTATCTAGTTTTTATGATGTCGTTGAACCTAATCCTGACAATGAGGTCGCAAGAATTTTTGGCCGATTCCCTCAGATTAATGTATCAGAAATGGCCAAGTATATCGGTATTAACAAAAGTCTACTGGCCAAATATATTTATGGTATCAAAAAACCCAGTAGTAAACGAATGCAGGAAATCAAGCAAGCATTTCATCTGATGGGGCAGGAATTGATTGCCATTTGA
- a CDS encoding nucleotidyltransferase domain-containing protein, protein MKRPEIVNQIRQTIQSTEPTATAILYGSEARGDARADSDVDVLILLDGDKRDFRREEAVSGALYDIELATGVIISPMIMLRKQWENRPFKTPFYVNVMNEGVVL, encoded by the coding sequence ATGAAGAGACCGGAAATAGTTAATCAGATTCGTCAGACCATTCAAAGTACGGAGCCAACGGCAACCGCCATACTATATGGTTCAGAAGCACGGGGTGATGCTCGTGCTGATAGCGATGTCGATGTGCTGATTCTATTAGATGGTGACAAGCGAGACTTTCGTCGCGAAGAGGCCGTTTCTGGAGCTTTGTATGATATAGAACTGGCTACAGGAGTTATTATAAGTCCTATGATTATGTTGCGCAAGCAATGGGAAAACCGCCCATTTAAGACCCCGTTCTATGTGAATGTTATGAATGAAGGAGTTGTTTTATGA
- a CDS encoding ATP-binding protein, with product MMDFIKKHLPEQPYIEGIQRFSLRDRILRELALNLIIHREYSSAYPTTFTIYRDRIVTENWNIPYVYGHIDLQTMRPHRKNPKIANVFSQMGIVEELGSGIRKMFKYTPLYANGKEPIIEEQDVYRIEIPYVPTLLPTIDESGKKTGKKTGKELEDVIKEAIMKDSSITIQEFQKLTGLSKNGIWNVLNRMKEQNKIKRIGPDKGGHWEVVGD from the coding sequence ATGATGGACTTTATCAAGAAGCATCTGCCAGAACAGCCCTACATTGAGGGAATACAGAGATTCAGTCTGCGTGACAGGATACTGAGAGAGCTTGCCCTAAACCTCATCATCCATCGCGAGTACAGTAGTGCTTATCCAACAACGTTTACCATCTATCGTGACCGCATCGTTACCGAGAACTGGAATATCCCGTATGTCTATGGTCACATCGACCTCCAGACAATGCGTCCGCATCGTAAGAACCCCAAGATAGCTAACGTATTCTCTCAAATGGGTATCGTTGAGGAACTTGGCAGTGGAATAAGGAAGATGTTCAAGTATACGCCGCTCTATGCTAATGGCAAGGAACCAATTATAGAAGAACAGGATGTATACCGCATAGAGATTCCTTATGTTCCCACTTTACTTCCCACTATAGATGAGAGTGGGAAGAAAACTGGGAAGAAAACTGGGAAGGAACTCGAAGATGTTATTAAAGAGGCAATAATGAAAGATTCTTCAATAACTATTCAAGAGTTTCAGAAATTAACAGGGCTCTCTAAAAATGGCATCTGGAATGTGCTGAACAGGATGAAAGAACAAAACAAGATTAAACGTATTGGGCCTGATAAAGGCGGGCATTGGGAAGTGGTAGGGGATTGA